The Salvia miltiorrhiza cultivar Shanhuang (shh) chromosome 2, IMPLAD_Smil_shh, whole genome shotgun sequence DNA window GTCAAGGTTCGAGCAGAGGAAGCTATTGGTGCAAGCCCGATTTTACTATTGGGAAGATCCGTATCTATGGAGGATTGGAGCAGACCaggtcatacggagatgcataccaGAGGACgagcatgcccaaattttggatatgtgtcatggaacagctTGCAGTGGACATTTTGGAGGGAAGCGCACGGCCCACAGGATTTTAGAAAGTGGATTTTACTGGCCAACTATATTTGCAGATGCAAGGAAGTGGGTACAaagctgcccgaagtgccagacgactggaggtattaccgcgAGGGACGAAATGCCGCAAATTCCAATCATGTCAGTTGAAGTTTTTGACAtgtggggaattgactttatgggacccttcccaaagtcaaagaactacgaatacatCCTGGTAGCAGTGGACTATGTGTCAAAGTGGGTTGAGGCCAAAGCAACTATAAGCAATGATGCTCACACCGTGGCAGAATTTTTGAAGGAACAAGTGTTCGAGAGTTTTGGTGTACCCAAGATCCTGATCAGTGATCAAGGATCTCACTTCTGTAATGTCACCATCAGAGCATTGACCAAAAAGACGGGGATGACACACAAGGTTACTACAGCATaccacccccaagcaaatggccaagctGAGATTTCCAATAGAGAGATAAAGAGCATTTTGGAGAAAGTGGTGCACCTAAACCGGAAGGACTGGAGTAACCACTTGGGagatgcgttatgggcataccgAACTGCTTTTAAAATACCTATAGGTATGTCCCCTTTCAGGCTACTCTATGGAAAAAGATGTCATCTACTGGTGGAGATTgaacataaggcgtactgggcaatcaagcaaataAACCTCAGTATGAGCCTACCTGGAGAAACACGGAAGCTACAGATGAGTGAGTTAGAAGagcttcggttggaggcttacgacaatgcTGTGGTCTATAAAGAGCGAACTAGGAGAATCCATGATGCTAAGATCAGGATAAATGAATTTTGGGTTGGACAAAAAGTTTTACTTTTCAACTCTCATTTCAAAATGATGGTCGGGAAGCTTCGTTTAAAATGGTCTGGACCGTTTgtgatcaaagaaatctttTCAAATGGAAGCATAGAGGTGTacgatcacaatggagttgatacatTTGTGGTGAATGGATATCGCTTGAAGCCCTACCATGAACTTGCTAAAGTagagaaagagaaggaggaatgccaccTTCTTGACCCTGTGTACGAATGAAGGATGAAGAAAGAGTCAAGCTCAAGATGgaaaacaagagcgcttgctgggaggcaacccagcgTTGTTATTCGGTATGGTCTTTACCGAAGTTTCTTTTctttaagtttattttgttTAGTTTCGATGCACTAACCTTGCTAGAAGTCGGGCTGAGAAAGTTTCAGTTGGAGGCCCAGTGGAGAatccgagcccactttgcgttgcaaagtgtgtaggtggaggatTGGGGATTTGAATTTTCTGGCTGAGAGCTTACAAAGGAAGCTGATGTAGGAGTGTCAGCAGCAGGCGACGATTTGGTAGGAACCCTTCGGTTTCCGcaacaaaatttgaaattcaaaatttgcCATGATTTCTTTCCTTAGAAACCAAAATACTGTCATAACCGTCATTCTTACCTTCTTTAAACCCCTCAACCCACGATTCTCacccacaaaccctaaccttCAAAACCGCTACACCACGATCTCCACTCTCtccaaaccctaaatttccataacTGCCGATCATCTATTAAAGCAAACCTTGTTCCCCTATTTCCCCACAAATCCAAACTtccccacaaaaaaaaaatagatcttTAGTCTCTGCAAATCACCATGGCAAAAACTAAATGAGGAACGGCGTCCGGAAGCACTCAACCACCGAAAGGAAGGAACACCAAACCACCGCCTCCGAAGAGAACTACGAGGCGAACCACCTTTGAAGAGACCTCCACCAAGGTCACTGAAGACCCCTTGTTGACCATTCAGCCCGAGGACAGAGGACGGGCTGACGTTTTACGGCAGAAGGAGCAGGAGACCGCAAGAGCAGCCGTTGAGTTAAAACAACCGGAGGAGCCGGAAGAAGAGGAGCCTGAGTCTACTCCCCCTGTGAAGAAGTCGAAGAAAGCCCCAACGGGCAAGGCAACGAAGGCAACTCCAGCACGGTCCGTTGCAGCGCCACCACCACCAGTTCAAGCTCAACCACCATCGCAAATTCCTGAAACTTCCATGCAACAAGGGAAAACCGCCTCCGAAGATACAGAGGAAAAAtgagaggaagaagaaaaagCGGAAGAGGAAGAAGCTGGAGAGGAGGCTGAAGCCATTCCAGAGGAGGAAATAGAGATTCCGACACCACAAAGCAAGAGGCCGGGAGTTAAGAGGAAACTTGATGTTACGAAGCCTCCACTGCCCGTCAAAACCAAACCAGCACCGGCAGGCAGTAAGACTAAAATCAAGGGCGAACAGagcaggaagaagaagaagcctaTTGCAGCCGAGAAAGGAAAGGCCAAGGAGGTGGAGATACCAATGGAGGCACAATCGGAGAAGACTGAGACTGTGGAGAGCTCTAACTCCGAAGATGTTGTTGCCCCTGCTAAGCCGGTGACAAGCACAATCATCTCGAAGCCGAAGGTTGTGAAGTGCAAAGGCTTGGTGCGTCCTAGCACCACAGAGGTGGTCATACCAAAAGATAGTTAAAGATATGCTAGTCTGCTGAACTGAGAAATAACTCCATGGTATTTTCTTATTACTGAGGTGTTGGATGATTTTGGGATAAGAGAACGCGTAGAAGGTTATTTTAAGAATATTGGTTGGGAGAAGGTGTTAGGTTGGAGTGTGTTGGCGTTTAAGCAAATGTTAGAGGAGTTTATGAGCACGATGGAGTTCAAACCGAAGGGGAACTACACAGTCGAAACCCCAGGTACCCTGTGTTTTCAGCTGCGGGGAAGGATGTTCCCACTTTCCATTAATGATTTGAACATCCACCTAGTGGTGATTGAGGATAAGGATGTGTTTGATGATGAGTACAAGCAGGCTGAGACCATAGCGCCACCCGAGTGGCGAAGTCAAATTGACCATTACTGGTCTCAAATTTCGACATGAGCCAAGTATGTGAAAAACAGCAGCAAGTCCAACGAAATCCGCAACCCTGCCCTATAGATATGCCATCGTTGGTTGGCCTACAACATCTACGGCCGACTCGAGGGCTCTAATGTGGTCACGCAGCTAGAGCTTTTCCTGCTCTGGTGCATGGTGGAGAAGAAGAGGGTGAATTTCGGGTTCACCGCGACAATgcaatttcagtatggggtaacccataccaacaaatACCTCTCTATGTCCACTGGTGACCATTCTGGCGAACAAACTCACAGATTTCAATGCTGAAGCCCCAGATGAAGCAGCTGTAGCGGAGACCCGCTTCCTTGACATTGGACGCCTCGTGCGTTGGAGAATCATCGAAGCAGATGAAAGAGGTGGCCACCGCCTAGTCTACCCGGAGGGCAGTTCAGTTAGGCCAGAACAAAAAGCAGTGAAGGAGCACGGAGCATCTCGTTTGGTCAGTAGCGAGATCGCCGCGTTGATGGTCGAGCTGAAGGAGATCATGGATGAGCTGTTGATGTTGGGTGGAGAAGTAGCAACTTTGAGGGACACCGTAGAAACAGGATTCAAGGCGATGGAGGCTGGTTTTAAGTCAATCAAGGAGAAGCTAGATGCGGAGGGCGAGCCCTCCGACCAAAATGACTAGGTTCTTTCCCCCTGAActttttagattaggttttggtttcttcttttgttttcttttatgttttagTGTCTTGTGAGTCTGTGTTTGGGTCGAGTCTTACTTGCACTGGTTGATGGTGATGAAAGTACGATGCTGATTTTGGGTATGTGGTATGAATTGGTGGAAAAGTGTGGTATACATGATAGTAGCAGTGAGCTTACAGAGCGAAACCCACCAGTAAGATCCTagccaaataataataaaaaaattgcatatTTTCTGGTGAGGCTGTGCTGTGCTAGGGATTCTCAATTTTGTTTGTAAACTTCTACTGCTAGTAGTGACTCGCATGATTAGGGCAAATCTCTTTGATTAGGGCCccataattattatttgatgcTCAACGTGATGAACACCCTTGCTAAGCCAATTTGAGCCAAACATTTCTTTCTTGAGCCTTTGAATGATCTACTTTTGTTGAGAAGAAAGAATTGTTATGTGCATAAAATGATAAGCAGGGAATTttgaaggaaaagaaaatctgggcacaaaaaattGATGATAAGAATTTtgccaaaaatcaaagaaaaagaaattggtCCCTACTGAAAGCAGGGGAATTAAATGTTGGTTGTGGTCTTACTGAGTAAAAATTGCTGGGTTTGGGTAATACTGATTTAACCTACTCGAACTATACATATCTCACCTCTGCTCCGtataccccattacaaccaaatttAAGTCCCTTTGATGAGTCGTGCTAGTCTGATTTACTTGTAGTTTACAATCAAACTCATAGAAGAACTAGTACAGCATGTCACGAGTGTATACACTGAGCTATATACTTGACTGAGAGAGAAGCTACTATCATACTTTATGCATATTCATTACTCTCTGGTTTGTGGTTTTGACTaagctgaatgatgcatgttagtATGATCTTAACCAGATATTtgtgcaagtttcgtgtcttgaagtttttgtttcttttctttcatctctCTTCGTCCGTGTCCTCTGTGAATCCACctgcatacttgagggcaagtatggtttaagtgtgtaggaGTGATGCGTCTTCAACTTTTGGgtcatttggccctatttttctcctttgtttgtgtcagttcaggtctttTCGGGAGGAAACCAGGTCGTAATGGAGAAGCAGTCCAGTTGAGCAGAAACAGAGGAAATGTGgtcggaatgggcattaccagcccagattgcaatgtcatgtttaccagcatggagcctaGGCGCAGTACCTTTCAAGTTTAACTTGGGGTATGGGAAcccgaagcaacccacctggtatggaTCAAACCGAAAGAAGCAATCTGTCTGACCACTACCAGCAGAAGAAGCCAGTCGTTGCCAGATTGTGCAGTGAATTCTAAGGACGAGAAGGATGAGCGTGGAAATAAGAAAGAAGGAGGTAGAAGGATCCAGAAGGCGGAGGAGTTGACCTAATCTACTACGGAAGGAAAGAATCAGCCGAATCTCCAATCAAATCATTCAAGATGaagccaaaaaaggaaagaagatcgtGCTGAAGATTTGAAAATatgcgcagctagggttagcccTCCACCAGATGGCAGTATATAAGGAGTAGCAGTCGCAGCTTTTAGAGCTCTTAGCCCATTGAACTTTTGCTTAGTTTAGTACTTTTGAATCGTGCCGATTGTGGCATCAAAACAATTTATATTTCCAGCACTTTATTGCTTTCATTTAAATTCACTCAAGGAACAAGATTAAGGCTCGTGGCCTTAGGTACTTTTTCATTAATCCAAGTATTTCCCTTTTGttatatgttttgtttattttattttgcattcaTGTTCACTACAATGTGTGAGTAgtccccttggtgaggtttaaggggtgaaaataattgttgtcaatatgtaaatattcgtgaggcatttattctttcggttgagtcccATAGTTCCAGACGGATctgtgccaaaccatggacagtaggggcctaacgggtgatctctgTTCGATAAAAAGTTGTCCATGTTAAGCAAAGGTCAAGGCATACTAGGGCGTGACAACTGGTATACCCGCGACcaagtagctgagcagcgtcaacaaaaggcgctgtagatccggaaggtgaggaaaggattgacgggatacactgtccttcctcagtctttgGCTTCTCTAGAAAAtacccatcaactgtgacgaggcataaagccatggttatcaaacgaggaaggtaactactgcgccgtagcatgtctatgactagTCGGCTGACAAGCcgaaaatggttgtgtccaggagacATGTGTtactcaaagtgcagagttggggacctcgggagagaaggttggtgagggtcatacttggtgagtaacgggtatgctACTATCTAAGGAAGAGTGAAgtctgccttgtgaccggggattgtgtgaccttcggaccaagtgatcgcaatggactcgaccatcctaagtgtgaagtatagcctcttgaaacgccccaatatctttgggccacgccttgagtctatacggatcatggacggatcatcagtatgcctatgaccgaaataaatattgacaacagttatgacctaaccgtaaaccttacccctttgttattattgatctttgtttaatttcttgtgcagagtatacagattgagacctgtgacacctcagtttgtcgtttgagaacaaagtggttcctcactccctgtgggattcgatcCTATACTTGCTACTAAGACTTATTTCTAGTTacgagaagtaggagcgtgtactgtccgtctagggcatacacaagtattttgatcgtATCGTACGACGGGTGCATGTCAAGTCTCTATCCCGTTTTGCCTAGCATGGCTAGATTGAGCAGCTGGAGACTTCGGAAGCCCAAACCACCCAGTTTTTTATCGATGCAAAGCCGTTCCCATTTCATCCACTTGATGCCCTTGCCGACGCCTCCATTGTTACCCCACCAAAAGGAGTTCAATATCCTCTCCAGTTCGTCAGTTAAGC harbors:
- the LOC131007952 gene encoding uncharacterized protein LOC131007952 — protein: MKDEERVKLKMENKSACWEATQRCYSPEDRGRADVLRQKEQETARAAVELKQPEEPEEEEPESTPPVKKSKKAPTGKATKATPARSVAAPPPPVQAQPPSQIPETSMQQGKTASEDTEEK